One genomic region from Nymphaea colorata isolate Beijing-Zhang1983 chromosome 12, ASM883128v2, whole genome shotgun sequence encodes:
- the LOC116265712 gene encoding 3-isopropylmalate dehydratase large subunit, chloroplastic, with the protein MASSAVTSTSTCFIKKEMDLSSAVSQVPSFGSSLKMGSRRRIVRPVHAVMAPPQPQQRPPVSTGSVKHEMTTTEKILARASERAKIEPGENVWVNVDVLMTHDVCGPGTIGIFKKEFGENARVWDREKIVIIPDHYIFTNDERANRNVDILRDFCLEQNIKYFYDITDRGNFQANPDYKGVCHIALAEEGHCRPGEVLLGTDSHTCNAGAFGMFATGIGNTDAGFVMGTGKLLLKVPQTLRFVLDGEMPNFLLAKDLILQIIGEITVAGATYKSMEFTGSAVEALTMEERMTLCNMVVEAGGKNGVVPADQTTFNYLKGKTFKEFEPVYSDQNARYLQEYRFDVSKLEPVVAKPHSPDNRALARECKDVKIDRVYIGSCTGGKTEDFMAAAKLFLASGKKVKVPTFLVPATQKVWMDVYTLEVPGSGGKTCSQIFEEAGCDTPASPNCGACLGGPRDTYARMNEPQVCVSTTNRNFPGRMGHKEGQIYLASPFTAAASALTGYVTDPRQFLQ; encoded by the exons GATCTCTCGTCGGCCGTCTCTCAAGTTCCTTCTTTTGGCTCCAGTCTGAAGATGGGTTCCAGGAGGAGAATTGTACGACCCGTTCACGCCGTCATGGCTCCGCCGCAGCCGCAGCAGCGGCCTCCTGTGTCTACTGGCTCG GTGAAGCACGAGATGACGACGACGGAGAAGATACTGGCGAGGGCGTCGGAGAGGGCGAAGATCGAGCCCGGGGAGAACGTCTGGGTTAATGTTGACGTGCTCATGACCCATGACGTCTGCGGTCCTGGAACCATTGGTATCTTCAAGAAGGAATTCGGCGAAAATGCGAGG GTATGGGACCGTGAAAAGATAGTTATCATACCGGATCACTATATATTCACGAATGATGAACGTGCAAATCGTAACGTGGACATATTGAGAGATTTCTGCTTGGAACAGAACATCAAGTACTTCTACGATATCACTGATCGTGGAAATTTTCAG GCAAATCCTGATTACAAAGGTGTTTGTCATATCGCCCTTGCTGAAGAAGGACACTGCAGGCCTGGAGAG GTTCTGCTTGGGACGGATTCTCATACATGCAATGCTGGTGCATTTGGGATGTTTGCAACTGGTATTGGGAACACAGATGCTGGGTTTGTAATGGGGACTGGGAAGCTTCTTTTAAAG GTACCACAAACTTTGAGGTTTGTTTTGGATGGAGAGATGCCAAATTTTTTGCTTGCCAAGGATTTGATCTTGCAG ATTATAGGTGAGATCACAGTGGCAGGTGCTACATATAAATCCATGGAGTTCACTGGCTCAGCCGTTGAAGCATTAACT ATGGAAGAAAGAATGACACTGTGCAATATGGTGGTTGAAGCTGGAGGTAAGAATGGTGTTGTTCCTGCTGACCAAACTACATTCAACTACCTCAAG GGTAAGACTTTCAAGGAGTTTGAACCTGTTTACAGTGATCAAAATGCAAG ATACCTTCAAGAGTATAGGTTTGACGTATCCAAATTGGAACCTGTTGTCGCAAAG CCTCATTCTCCTGATAACCGTGCATTGGCAAGAGAGTGCAAGGATGTCAAAATAGACAGAGTATACATTGGGTCCTGTACTGGTGGCAAGACTGAGGACTTTATGGCTGCAGCGAAGCTCTTCTTGGCTTCT GGCAAAAAGGTTAAGGTGCCAACTTTTCTTGTTCCTGCAACTCAGAAG GTTTGGATGGATGTATATACTCTTGAGGTCCCAGGTTCTGGTGGTAAGACGTGCTCTCAGATCTTTGAAGAAGCTGGCTGTGATACTCCGGCTAGTCCCAATTGTGGTGCTTGTTTAGGTGGACCTCGTGATACCTATGCTAGGATGAATGAACCTCAG GTGTGTGTATCTACCACCAACCGTAACTTCCCGGGGAGAATGGGGCACAAGGAAGGCCAAATTTATTTGGCATCACCGTTCACTGCAGCAGCATCTGCATTGACTGGATATGTTACCGACCCTAGACAGTTTTTGCAATGA